DNA from Chloroflexaceae bacterium:
CATCTGGCCCGGGAGGCGATCCTGGTTCGGCTCTACACACTTGGCGCGATCTCAACCGGCGAGGCTGCGGAGATCCCTGGCGTGTCGCGGCGAGAGTTCCTCGAGCTTCTGGGACGCTACGGCGTCTCGGAGTTCGACGATGATATTAATCTGGAAACGGAACTTCAGCGTGGTTAGACAGCCGGTCGTCTCCAATACCAGCCCCCTGATCACGCTGGCTGGCGTCGGCTTGCTGGAGCTGCTGCCCGCTGTGCACGGCGAGACCTGGGTTGC
Protein-coding regions in this window:
- a CDS encoding UPF0175 family protein yields the protein MTIQIAYPDELLTLAGLMPDQFAHLAREAILVRLYTLGAISTGEAAEIPGVSRREFLELLGRYGVSEFDDDINLETELQRG